The region CCTTTTTAATCACGTCGGATCGTACGCCGTCGAGGTTCACCGAGGCGGCGATGTAGTTCTGAATTGTTTCGAGTTCCATTGCATATGCGGTGATCAGTTCTGCAATGATGGTGTCGCGGCTCATGAAAATCCTCGTGTGTCTGTGTGATTCGGTGTTATACTGCTGCGAGCGTGTTGGCGGTTTCGACGGCCGACACGGGGCAGTCGGCAAAGGCGTCCACATGCGGTTTCAGCACGGTGCGCAGCGCGGGTTCGTGAATGCCGCCCACCATGACACGCATGGCGGGCGCCGCGGCGCGCAGTTCGGCGATGAGGCGTATGGCGGCGTCCATGCGCGGCACGGTCTTGACCACAAGGCACGCGAGCCCCGGCTGCAGGCGCGCGGCGAGATCGACGATGTCGGCACGCGGCACGGATGCGCCGAAGAAACGGGTCTGCCAGCCGTCCTCTTCCAGCAGATTCGCCAGCGCGAGCGCGGGTATGTCGTGCTGCTCGTCGGGCACGCAGCCCACGATGGCCGTGCCCTTCGCGGTGACGGACGTCTCGATCTGCGAGGCCTTGTAGGCGATGATCTGCCGCACGATTTCGCTGGCGATGTGTTCGTCGGCGATGCCGATCTGATTTCGTTCCCAAAGCCGACCGAGTTCCGACAGGGCGGGGAAGAGCACGTTGTTGTACAGGGTGCCGCTGCTCATGTTCTCGCGCTCCCAGTCGCGGACCAGGGAAAAACATCCGGCGCGGTTGCCCGCGCGCAGGGCTTCGAGCAGCAGCACCGAACGGGTGTCCATTGATGTCATGCGGCGACCTCCTGCGACGCGCTGCGTACGTGCGCGCGAAGCTCGTGGAAAAAAGTGGACATCTGATCGGCGGCCGCGGCGGGCAGGAAGGCCACCGAGGCCATCTGCAGGGCCTGCAGCAGGCGCGGAAGAAATTCGACGGGGAAGCTGCGGCTGCCGAGATAGACGCGCAGCCAGTCGAGATACTCGGTGAGCGCGGCGGGCAGCCCGTATTTGACACACACGTACACGTTCTCGGCGAGGATACGCGCCGATTCGTGCGCGATGCGCGCCTCGGTTTCGCCCCCGAGGTGTTCACGCAGCGTTGTGTCGTTGCGCAGCCGCTCGTGGACGGCCGAAAGGATCGACAGGCGTTCACTGTGGAAGGCCTCGATGGTGTCGGGGGCGATGTCGCCGATGCTGCGTGTGGTGTCGGGAAGTGTCATGGGTCGATCCGTATGCGGTGAAACGGGCGCGGCTCCGTCTTCCCACAGAACATTCCCCGGCGCCGATAAGTTTCTGCCATTCGACTGTGAGACGCCCCATTGCGGCGGAATATTCGGGCATTGCCGGTATATTTGATGATCGACATGCCGCCGTTGCGGTCTGCCGCCCGTTTCCCGGAACCTCCCACCACTGTTGAACGACGTACCTATGATTTCTTCCGCCAATGCCGGCCGCCGGGGCAAGGATGTCCGCTCCGACTGCTGGGTCGAAATAACACTCCGCGACAGCGGCGGACTGCACCTGTCGCTGAAAAGCAAGGTCGACGTGCTCTACGGGCGCAGCATCCGCGCGCTTGTGCACGACGTGCTCCAATTTTACGGCATCACCGACGCCGAGGTGCAGGTGGACGACAGCGGCGCGCTGCCGTACACACTTGCGGCGCGTGTCGAGGCCGCCGTGCGGCGCCTGCGGCCCGACGAGCAGCGGTCGTATCTATTGCCTTTCGAGGAGGGCATCACCGCGCCGAGCGCGCGCGACCGCTTCCGCCGCTCGCGTCTCTACCTCCCCGGCAACGATCCCAAACTTGCGGTGAACGCCGCCATACATCAGCCCGACGGCATCATCCTCGATCTCGAGGACTCCGTCGCGCCCGATCAGAAGGACGCCGCGCGGCTCCTCGTGCGCAACACGCTGCGCGCGGTGGATTTTGGCGGCGCCGAACGTATGGTGCGTATCAATCAACTGCCCGCGGGCTACGCGGATCTCGAGGCCGTCATTCCCCAACTGCCGGATCTTATCCTCATCCCAAAATGTGAATCGGTCGAGGACGTGTGTGACGTGGACGCCGCGATCGACCGTATACAGCGCGAACACGGCCTCACCGCGACGGTGTATCTCATGCCCATCATCGAAAGCGCGCGCGGCGCGTTACACGCCCTCGACATCGCGGGCGCGTCGCCGTCGGTGGTGGCGCTCGCCATCGGACTCGAGGACTACACCGCCGACATCGGCGCGGAACGCACACTCGAAGGAAACGAATCGTTGTGGATGCGCGGCATGGTGGTGAACGCGGCGCGCGCCGCGGGAGTGCAGCCCATCGACACCGTGTTTTCGGATGTTGGCGACATGGACGGCCTGCGCGCCAGCGCGCGCGAGGCGCGCTCGCTGGGCTTCGATGGCAAGGGGTGTATCCATCCGCGGCAGATCGCCGTGGTGCACGAGGCCTTTCTGCCCGAGACGAAGGAACTCGAGAAGGCAAAAAAAATCGTATCGGCCTTTGAAGATGCGGAGCGGCGCGGCCTCGGCGTTGTGGCGCTCGGTTCAAAAATGATAGATCCGCCCGTCGTGAAACGCGCGCTGCGCACCATCGACATCGCCGTGAAGGCGGGTGTGTTGTCCGCCGCCTGGCGGGAGGAGGGTGGCAATGTCTGAACTCGTGCGTAACGCAGCCGGTCGCGACGTCGTGACCACCATCAACGGCGCCCCCGCCGCGCCCTACGCCGGTGTCGGGAAATTCGTGCCGACAGGACGCAAGGCCGCGCCGCCCGTGGCGCGCTGCGCCGACTATCCCGCCGACGGCAACAAACTCGTGGCCGATCTCGCGACCGCGCTCCGTGCAGCCGGACTCCGCGACGGCATGACCATCTCCACACACCACCATTTCCGCGACGGCGACCTTGTCGCGAACCGCATCTTCGACGCCGCGGCGCAGCTCGGCGTGAAGGACCTGCGCTGGTTCCCCTCGGCCGCCTTCCCCTGCCACGCGCCGCTGATCGCGCACCTCGAGTCGGGTGTGATACACCACATCGAGGGATCGATGAACGGTCCGCTCGGCGACTACGCCTCCGAGGGACGCATGCGCGGCATGGGTGTACTGCGGTCACACGGCGGCCGCTATCAGGCCGTGCAGGACGGCGAGGTGCACATCGACATCGCCGTCATCGCGGCGCCCACCTCCGACCCCTTCGGCAACTGCAACGGCGTGAACGGACCCTCGGCCTGCGGCGGACTGGGCTTCGCCCTGGCCGATTCGCAGTACGCCGACAAAGTGATCGTGGTAACGGACAACCTTGTCCCTTTTCCCTGCGTGCCGTGGCAGATACAGGGCAATCACGTGGACTTTGTGGTGGTGACCGACAAAATCGGCGAACCCTCGAAAATCGTGTCGGGCACGACCAACATCACACGCAGTCCCGACCGCCTCTACATCGCCGAGCTGACCGCCCGTTTTGTGCGCGCGGCGGGCATCCTGCGCGACGGCTTCTCGTTCCAGGCGGGCGCGGGCGGCACCGCCCTCGCCTTTGCGATCTTCCTCAAGGAGATGATGATCGCGCAGGGCATTCGCGCCCGTTTTGTGCGCGGCGGCAGCACGAAGTATCTCGTGGAAATGCTCGAGGAAGGACTCACCGACTACATCCTCGACGGCCAGACCTTCGACCTCGACGGTGTGCGGTCCATGCGCGACAATCCCCGGCACGTACACACGAATCCCTTCGTCAGTTACAATTATCACGGCAAGGGCAATGTGGCGTCGATGATCGACGTCGTGGTGCTCGGCGCCACCGAGGTGGATCTCAACTTCAACGCCAACGTCGTCTCGCACAGCGACGGACGTCTGTTGCACGGCATCGGCGGTTGGCAGAACTGCCTCTTCTCGAAATGCACCATACTGCCCATCCCCAGTTTCCGCGACCGCATCCCGGTGATTGTGGATGAAGTGACCACGCTGTGTGGTCCGGGCGAATTGATCGACGTCATCGTCACCGAGCGCGGCATCGCCATCAATCCGCTGCGCCAGGATCTGATCGACGCAACCAAAAACAGCGGGCTGCCCATCAAGAGCATCGGGCAGTTGCAGCACGAAATCGAGCGCCTGTGCGGCGGCAAACCCGACAGGCCCGTCTTCACCGATCTGCCCATCGCGGCGGTGAAGTGGGTCGACGGCACCGTCATCGACATCGTCCGACAGCTTGCGCCGCGCGGCTGAGACCGAGAGAATCAGAAAAGACCAGTGAAGGAGCTGTTATGAGAAACATAGCCGTGTTGCTGCTGCTCGTGTGTGCGACCGTTCCCGCGGCCGCGCAGAATGCCGATCCGACCATCGACGACCTGCTGCTGCCCGGTCGCCTGCCCGTGCCTGTTGTGGGTCCGGTGGCCGCGTCTCCACTACCCGCGTCGCCGCTCGCAGCGCCCGCGCCGCGTACACTGCGTATGTGGTATCACGATTCCACATCGAACCTGCTGCTCTGGCGCATCCCGTCGAGTTACGGCACCTTTGTGACATACAGTCTCGGTGAACGTTTCGATCTGCCCGTGGAGAAGGGACAGCTCGATTCGATACACGTGTACATCCGCGAGCTGCCGCTGGGCAAGATGCGTTTCGACGTGTGGAAGGATTCGTTGCGCAAGCGTGTGTCGAAGGACACCGTGTTGTTCCACTATCCGCATTACACCGCGGGGGCGATCGACACCGCCGCGTTGAAGGCGGGTCAGAACGACACGTTGAACATGGTCACCGTGAACTTCCGATCGCGCGAGGTGGGGAAGTATTTCCACATCGCCGGCGCGCCCGACAAGGATTCGGGCATCACGAGTCTGTTCAGCATGTACACCGACGCGGCCGAGGGCACACTCGAGACCATCACGCCCGAGAACGCGCGCGCGCACATGTTATGGAGCATACAGAACGGCCCGCCGCTGTGCGTCCACATGCGCGGGCGTTTCCAGGACAATCAGAACCGCTACCTGTCGCCCGGTCTCTACATGATCGCCTACGTGACCATCGACGGCACTGCGGGGCGTGAGACCCTGGCGCTGCCCTCGTCGGCCATTCTCGCCTCCGCCTACCCGCATCCCGCCGATGCCTCCATGACCATACCCTTCACGCTGGAGGTGGCCGGACCCGTGCGGCTCGACATCTACACCGCCCTCGGCGCGCACGTTGCAACCGTCACCGACGCCCACTATCCCGCCGGTCCCCACGAACTCGTGTATCACACAGCCCGGCTTGCCCCCGGCGCCTACTACCTGCGCCTCGCCGCCGGCGGCGTACAAGCCGTGCGCTCGTTTCGCGTTGCGAGATGACGGGTAGGATCTAGGAGATAGGATCTAGGATCTAGAATACACGGGTTGGCCGAGTGCCTTTCTCCTGACTCCTTCATCCTGTATCCTCACGCTCGTGTGAGGAGTCAGGATACAGGAGACAGGAGACACGCGTTTGCCGCCTGCCTTTCTCCTGACTCCTTCATCCTGTATCCTTACTCGACCTCAGCAGACAGATCCACCCGCGAGGAACTATCATCGGGGATCTAGGAGATAGGATCAACTGCAGTCGTCGCCATTGATACATCCGCGCGGGGCGTCGCCAGCAGAAAAGAATAAAACGGACAACCCCCTCTTTTTAAGAGGGGGCAGGGGGAGTTGACAACGCGCACCTTGATCCCAGTTCCTAGTTCCTAGCTCCTAACTCCTTCTCCTCACCGCCCGATCACGTCGCGCATACCCGCGTAGTGTTTTTTATAGTAGTCCTCGTCGAGCCGCGAGATAATGACGCCGCGTGTGGTGGAACTGTGGATGAAGGAATTGCCGCCGAGCAGAATGCCGACATGTGTGATACCCTTGCCGGCCGTGTTTTTGAAGAAGACCAGGTCGCCGGGTTTACTCCGCGCGGCGCTCACCGCGCGACCCGTACCGAACATGTCGCGCGCCATACGCGGGAGCACAAGACCGACACGGCGGAACGCCGTCGACACCAGGCCCGAGCAGTCCATACCGTCCGCGTCCATCCCGTTGTATCGATACGGTGTGCCGAGCCAGCGCCGCGCCTCCCGAATCACATCCTGCCTTATCGCCGGAAGGTCGCGATACATCTGTTCGCCGCCCCGGTCGCCCTCCGCCTCCTTCGCCGCGCCGCATCCCGCGACACCCCACGCCGCCCCCAGCAGCAGCGGCAGCAACAGCGACCTGTACAACATTCCTTTCATACCCGCAAACTACGCAGCATCCCGCCCCCCGCGCAACGGGACGCGGGACAGCGGGACAGCGGGAGAGCGGGAGAGCGGGAGAGCGGGACAGCGGGACATCTGTAGGGGCGAACGGCAGTTCGCCCTACGCACACAGCGCCGCGATCAGACGATCAGACGATTAGACGATCAGACGATCAGACGATTAGACGATCAGACG is a window of Ignavibacteriota bacterium DNA encoding:
- a CDS encoding HpcH/HpaI aldolase/citrate lyase family protein, with translation MISSANAGRRGKDVRSDCWVEITLRDSGGLHLSLKSKVDVLYGRSIRALVHDVLQFYGITDAEVQVDDSGALPYTLAARVEAAVRRLRPDEQRSYLLPFEEGITAPSARDRFRRSRLYLPGNDPKLAVNAAIHQPDGIILDLEDSVAPDQKDAARLLVRNTLRAVDFGGAERMVRINQLPAGYADLEAVIPQLPDLILIPKCESVEDVCDVDAAIDRIQREHGLTATVYLMPIIESARGALHALDIAGASPSVVALAIGLEDYTADIGAERTLEGNESLWMRGMVVNAARAAGVQPIDTVFSDVGDMDGLRASAREARSLGFDGKGCIHPRQIAVVHEAFLPETKELEKAKKIVSAFEDAERRGLGVVALGSKMIDPPVVKRALRTIDIAVKAGVLSAAWREEGGNV
- the citF gene encoding citrate lyase subunit alpha; this encodes MSELVRNAAGRDVVTTINGAPAAPYAGVGKFVPTGRKAAPPVARCADYPADGNKLVADLATALRAAGLRDGMTISTHHHFRDGDLVANRIFDAAAQLGVKDLRWFPSAAFPCHAPLIAHLESGVIHHIEGSMNGPLGDYASEGRMRGMGVLRSHGGRYQAVQDGEVHIDIAVIAAPTSDPFGNCNGVNGPSACGGLGFALADSQYADKVIVVTDNLVPFPCVPWQIQGNHVDFVVVTDKIGEPSKIVSGTTNITRSPDRLYIAELTARFVRAAGILRDGFSFQAGAGGTALAFAIFLKEMMIAQGIRARFVRGGSTKYLVEMLEEGLTDYILDGQTFDLDGVRSMRDNPRHVHTNPFVSYNYHGKGNVASMIDVVVLGATEVDLNFNANVVSHSDGRLLHGIGGWQNCLFSKCTILPIPSFRDRIPVIVDEVTTLCGPGELIDVIVTERGIAINPLRQDLIDATKNSGLPIKSIGQLQHEIERLCGGKPDRPVFTDLPIAAVKWVDGTVIDIVRQLAPRG
- a CDS encoding cobalamin B12-binding domain-containing protein; protein product: MTSMDTRSVLLLEALRAGNRAGCFSLVRDWERENMSSGTLYNNVLFPALSELGRLWERNQIGIADEHIASEIVRQIIAYKASQIETSVTAKGTAIVGCVPDEQHDIPALALANLLEEDGWQTRFFGASVPRADIVDLAARLQPGLACLVVKTVPRMDAAIRLIAELRAAAPAMRVMVGGIHEPALRTVLKPHVDAFADCPVSAVETANTLAAV
- a CDS encoding C40 family peptidase, which gives rise to MKGMLYRSLLLPLLLGAAWGVAGCGAAKEAEGDRGGEQMYRDLPAIRQDVIREARRWLGTPYRYNGMDADGMDCSGLVSTAFRRVGLVLPRMARDMFGTGRAVSAARSKPGDLVFFKNTAGKGITHVGILLGGNSFIHSSTTRGVIISRLDEDYYKKHYAGMRDVIGR